Proteins encoded in a region of the Panicum hallii strain FIL2 chromosome 3, PHallii_v3.1, whole genome shotgun sequence genome:
- the LOC112886879 gene encoding putative pentatricopeptide repeat-containing protein At1g68930 produces the protein MSRSCASLPSPSTAWNATSLAGALKAAAVRRSAHHVGPLHAVLVKLGLSASAILATSLAHLALRCGLPRYARDLFDEMPRPDVVSWTSLLTGHAHQGLHRESLALLRRMVGSGVEPNGYSLSGGLLACAGVGQDALALGKEIHSRVLKMSLHCPVDPVVENGVLDMYSRCGSIEYARRVFRVMLVRNIVAWNSMMATLLGSGRAEEALRLFVSMVSCGVGVDGFSFSIVVDACGELALLKQGMQVHARVIGGGFEADAVVRNSLLDMYAKCGCVDSAELVFKVASSQDAVLWTTMISAYGKFGRVQDAVNMFDRMAQLGITQDGIAYLAVLSACSHGGLVREGWHYFNLMSDSQSSVKMHPEHYGCMADLLCRRGYLEEALEFIENMPFDTSIAAWSALLNSSRIHGNARLSQLAASHLLKLDPENHSNWVALSSVHASENDWHVTWTIRESMSRECVKKEPGCSWVELYDGVHIFLMADQSRPELFEILQTLDSLEDISVMPFQGT, from the coding sequence ATGTCGCGCTCGTGCGCATCTCTGCCGAGCCCGAGCACCGCATGGAACGCCACCTCCCTCGCCGGCGCGCTGAAGGCCGCGGCGGTCCGACGGTCCGCGCACCACGTCGGGCCCCTCCACGCGGTGCTCGTCAAGCTCGGCCTCTCGGCCTCCGCCATCCTCGCCACCTCCCTGGCGCACCTAGCGCTGCGGTGCGGGCTCCCGCGGTATGCGCGGGacctgttcgacgaaatgccccGCCCGGACGTGGTCTCCTGGACGTCCCTGCTCACGGGCCACGCGCACCAGGGACTGCACCGCGAGTCGCTCGCGCTGCTCCGGCGCATGGTGGGCTCTGGTGTCGAGCCCAACGGGTACTCCCTGTCTGGTGGATTGCTTGCATGTGCCGGTGTCGGCCAGGATGCACTTGCTCTCGGGAAGGAAATCCATTCCAGGGTTCTCAAGATGAGCCTGCATTGTCCAGTCGACCCGGTCGTGGAGAATGGGGTTCTTGATATGTACTCGAGGTGTGGGAGCATTGAGTATGCTCGTAGAGTGTTTAGGGTGATGCTGGTGAGGAACATAGTTGCCTGGAACTCGATGATGGCAACTCTTCTTGGGAGTGGGCGGGCAGAGGAGGCGCTGAGGTTGTTCGTTTCCATGGTTTCTTGCGGTGTTGGCGTGGATGGCTTCTCATTTTCCATAGTTGTGGATGCATGTGGGGAGCTGGCTTTGTTGAAGCAGGGGATGCAAGTGCACGCACGGGTTATTGGTGGAGGATTTGAGGCAGATGCCGTTGTGAGGAACTCTTTACTGGATATGTATGCAAAGTGTGGGTGTGTCGATTCAGCAGAGCTTGTCTTCAAGGTGGCATCGTCACAGGATGCTGTTCTTTGGACTACAATGATCTCAGCTTATGGCAAATTTGGCCGGGTACAGGATGCAGTCAACATGTTTGATAGGATGGCACAATTGGGCATAACACAAGATGGCATAGCATATCTTGCAGTTTTGTCAGCATGTAGCCATGGTGGACTTGTCAGAGAGGGTTGGCACTACTTCAATTTGATGTCTGACAGTCAAAGCTCAGTTAAGATGCATCCTGAGCACTACGGATGCATGGCAGATCTCCTATGCAGGAGAGGTTACCTAGAAGAAGCTCTTGAATTCATTGAGAATATGCCATTTGACACTAGCATTGCTGCTTGGAGTGCTTTACTTAACTCATCTCGGATCCATGGGAATGCCAGGTTGAGTCAACTTGCAGCATCCCATTTGCTCAAGCTTGATCCTGAGAACCACAGCAATTGGGTTGCTCTGTCAAGCGTGCATGCATCGGAGAACGATTGGCATGTGACCTGGACTATCAGGGAGAGCATGAGCAGAGAGTGTGTGAAGAAAGAGCCTGGGTGTAGCTGGGTTGAATTGTATGATGGTGTTCATATTTTTCTAATGGCCGACCAGTCTCGTCCTGAATTATTTGAAATACTGCAGACTCTTGATTCTTTGGAGGATATATCCGTGATGCCTTTTCAAGGAACTTAA